The Marispirochaeta aestuarii genome contains a region encoding:
- a CDS encoding sodium:proton antiporter: MSTQLLTLLALLLMGIGVFGLLSRRHIMKIIVSFSLLDTGIHILLVAVGYRSQGTAPIFDADLTVREGLARAVDPVPSALVLTAIVIGLAVTALMLSFAVKIYQRRKTVHVDKIRELKW; encoded by the coding sequence ATGAGCACCCAGCTCTTGACTCTGCTGGCGCTGCTTTTGATGGGGATCGGGGTTTTCGGTCTCCTCTCCCGGCGCCATATCATGAAGATCATCGTAAGTTTTTCGCTGCTGGATACGGGAATCCATATCCTGCTCGTGGCAGTGGGATACCGCTCACAGGGGACGGCCCCGATTTTTGATGCGGACCTGACGGTTCGCGAGGGGCTGGCCAGGGCGGTGGACCCGGTTCCTTCCGCTCTGGTCCTTACGGCCATAGTTATAGGACTGGCTGTTACGGCGCTGATGCTCAGTTTCGCCGTTAAGATCTATCAGCGCAGAAAAACTGTCCATGTGGACAAAATAAGGGAACTCAAATGGTAA
- the mnhG gene encoding monovalent cation/H(+) antiporter subunit G yields the protein MTEIIGALLVLAGALFLFLAALGLIRMPDVYNRMQAGTKATTLGSMLIFIGFSLYNPGHWQKYLLLILFIFLTNPLSSHALARAAHFSGIPALLEKYGSPETRRDDLREAGDPEQGGVR from the coding sequence ATGACTGAAATTATCGGAGCTTTACTGGTTTTGGCGGGTGCACTTTTTCTGTTTCTTGCCGCTCTGGGGCTTATCCGCATGCCGGATGTCTACAACCGCATGCAGGCGGGTACAAAAGCGACCACTCTGGGCAGCATGCTGATTTTCATCGGTTTCAGCCTTTACAACCCCGGACACTGGCAGAAGTATCTGCTCCTGATTCTCTTCATCTTTCTGACAAACCCTCTCTCGTCCCATGCTCTGGCCCGGGCGGCCCACTTCAGCGGAATCCCGGCGCTTCTGGAAAAGTACGGATCACCGGAAACCCGACGGGACGACCTCCGCGAGGCCGGAGATCCCGAACAAGGAGGTGTCCGATGA
- a CDS encoding Na(+)/H(+) antiporter subunit B, giving the protein MIHAVLIVFSLMMLASALAAVLLKDVTGSIIAAGVVSLLASVLYLIYGAPDVAMTEAAIGSALTTVVFLIAWGRIKGGEVDQPANRGSSND; this is encoded by the coding sequence ATGATACATGCTGTACTGATTGTTTTTTCCCTGATGATGCTGGCTTCTGCCCTGGCCGCGGTACTGCTCAAGGACGTGACTGGATCGATAATCGCTGCGGGGGTTGTTTCCCTCCTGGCCAGTGTGCTGTACCTGATTTACGGTGCCCCGGATGTCGCCATGACCGAGGCGGCCATCGGGTCCGCCCTTACCACCGTTGTGTTCCTGATCGCCTGGGGCAGAATCAAGGGCGGGGAAGTTGACCAACCGGCAAACAGGGGGTCCAGCAATGATTAA
- a CDS encoding Na(+)/H(+) antiporter subunit B: MIKRMSVLVLMVLLALVFFPLISGMQDRAEIGKLATAYLEQGVEDLNAANLVTSVIVSYRGLDTLGEVTVLFAAAAGIALVFSRKNERREKNHDERREPSELIKTGAGFLLPPIFIFGIYIFLHGHLTPGGGFQGGVIIASGVFYALVAGLREELSHGLLSALEMISGAGYVAMGLLGLWLAAGFLDPRFLPAGEFGSLFSAGAIPVIYTLIGVKVGAELSGVIDTMKRSRP, translated from the coding sequence ATGATTAAACGCATGAGCGTTCTGGTCCTTATGGTGCTGCTGGCCCTGGTGTTCTTTCCGCTGATATCCGGGATGCAGGACAGGGCTGAAATAGGGAAGCTCGCCACGGCTTACCTGGAACAGGGGGTTGAGGATCTGAACGCCGCCAACCTGGTTACCTCTGTTATTGTCAGCTATCGCGGTCTGGACACCCTGGGGGAAGTTACGGTACTTTTCGCCGCCGCGGCGGGTATCGCTCTGGTGTTTTCCCGTAAAAACGAAAGGCGTGAAAAAAACCATGATGAACGCAGAGAACCCTCGGAACTTATTAAAACCGGTGCGGGGTTTCTGCTGCCTCCCATTTTCATCTTCGGTATCTATATCTTCCTGCACGGACACCTGACTCCCGGAGGAGGCTTTCAGGGAGGAGTAATAATCGCCTCGGGCGTTTTCTACGCCCTGGTGGCTGGGCTCAGGGAGGAACTCTCCCATGGCCTGCTTTCCGCGCTGGAAATGATTTCCGGTGCCGGCTACGTGGCCATGGGGCTGCTGGGGCTCTGGCTGGCCGCCGGTTTCCTGGACCCCCGATTTCTTCCTGCAGGAGAGTTCGGCAGCCTCTTTTCCGCCGGCGCCATACCGGTGATCTATACCCTGATCGGCGTCAAGGTCGGGGCCGAACTGTCGGGGGTAATCGATACCATGAAAAGGAGCCGCCCATGA
- a CDS encoding monovalent cation/H+ antiporter complex subunit F, whose protein sequence is MADLILFVAGIIVLAALVLAFVRFLAGPDYMNRVVAFDALTIMSLSVIIMLSHYLERTAYLDVALVYALLSFLGVIAVARFSEKEL, encoded by the coding sequence TTGGCTGATCTTATTCTTTTTGTCGCCGGCATCATTGTCCTGGCTGCCCTGGTGCTTGCCTTTGTCCGCTTTCTTGCCGGCCCCGATTATATGAACAGAGTGGTGGCCTTCGATGCCCTGACGATCATGTCGCTCTCGGTAATCATCATGCTGTCCCACTACCTGGAACGTACAGCCTATCTTGACGTTGCCCTGGTATACGCGCTCCTCAGCTTTCTGGGAGTAATTGCCGTAGCCCGTTTTTCGGAAAAGGAGCTCTAG
- a CDS encoding Na+/H+ antiporter subunit E gives MRRNWYRIVLAISVVVLWLLLTRPVTGQELTAGLILALILALSPLPGSKVYGEISLVPKKILASFVYLIIFLAAVFKSNIDVALRVLSPRLPINPGIVRVKTRLRSALGRMVLANSITLTPGTITVDIRDDDLFIHWINIQSTDVQESTQKIVSDFERHLEVIFG, from the coding sequence ATGAGAAGGAACTGGTACCGCATCGTCCTGGCGATTTCGGTGGTAGTACTGTGGTTATTATTGACCCGCCCGGTAACAGGGCAGGAACTTACAGCCGGTCTGATACTGGCACTGATTCTGGCGCTGAGCCCCCTTCCGGGTTCAAAAGTATACGGCGAAATCAGCCTTGTGCCGAAAAAGATACTCGCGTCCTTTGTATATCTCATTATTTTTCTGGCCGCAGTTTTTAAATCCAATATCGATGTCGCGCTGCGTGTTTTAAGCCCCAGGCTCCCGATAAATCCCGGGATCGTGCGGGTAAAAACCCGCTTGCGGAGTGCCCTCGGCCGGATGGTTCTGGCCAATTCCATTACCCTGACACCCGGTACCATAACCGTCGATATCCGCGACGACGACCTGTTCATCCACTGGATCAACATTCAGTCCACCGACGTCCAGGAATCTACTCAGAAAATCGTCAGTGATTTTGAACGTCATTTGGAGGTGATCTTTGGCTGA